DNA sequence from the Butyricimonas faecalis genome:
AATTTGGGGATTAAGGATTCTTCCACGGCCTCGGCAGTAGAGGTATTATTGCAGGTCGTGGTGATTTGTCTGGTTGCTTTTTTGTTCACATTCTTTCTACGCAAGGGAGTCACCCGGATCATCGGGGGAATCGTGCGTCGTACGAAAACCCAATGGGATGATATTTTTTTCGAGGAGCGTGTTTTTCAAAAAATATTCAACCTGATACCACCTATATTTATAGATTTCGCTTTTAAAATCGTGTATGGGAAGTGGCAACACATCGAACTTTTTCATCGGTTTATCGTGGCCTGGATACTCGTGGTGGCAGGTTTCGTGATCGTTGCCGTACTGGACGCGATAAACCGGATTTACGATTCGTACCCGATAGCGAAAGATCGTCCGATAAGAGTTTTCGTGCAGGTGATTAAAATTTTCGTGATTTCAGCTATCATCATTACAATCGTCAGCGAGTTTATTGGGGAGTCCCCTCGTAATTTGCTGGTCGGACTAGGAGCATTTGCGGCGGTTTTAATGTTGATATTCAAGGATGCGATATTAGGTTTTGTAGCCGGGGTGCAGTTGTTGGCCAATCAGATGGTGCGCATCGGGGACTGGATTGTGATGCCGAGTAATAATGCTAACGGGACGGTGCTGGAGATTAACTTGTATACCGTGAAAGTACAGAACTGGGATATGACCATCACGACGATCCCCACGTATCAGCTAGTGTCCGATTCTTTTACAAACTGGCGGGGAATGGAGGAAGCTGCCGGGCGTCGAATCATGCGCTATATTAATATAGATATGCTTTCCGTTCATTTCCTTTCGGACGAGGAAATCGATACTTTGCGGAAATCGATTGTCTTGAAAGGATACATTGAAGATATGTTGCCGAAATTGAACGAGCAAAATGAAGGAAAATCTGACGTGTTGGATGAGAAAAGATTGACTAATTTAGGCGTGTTCCGGCAATATGCGGTACGAAAACTGGAAACCAACCCGGATTTAAATATGAATATGACCTACATGGTCCGGCAATTACAACCGACAGCGACAGGTATTCCTTTGGAAGTATATTGTTTTTCCCGAAAACAGGAATGGGTGGCGTACGAAAAAGTACAATCCGACATATTCGATCATCTGTTAGCCGTGATTCCTTATTTTAATTTACGGATTTATCAATACCCGGAGATAATCAAAACCACGAGTTAATTTTTACCGCTAACCCATGTTTTTTCCATTGTTACGATAAAGTTTATGAATCCTCCGGCTGGGAAAGTTGGATTTTTATACTATTTTTGGAGGCTAAAAATAATGGGATGAGCAGTAAAAAACGAAAATATTGGAATAAACTGAGGAATCGTTATAAGCTGACAATATTTAACGAGTCCACTTACGAGGAGGTTATGCACTTTCGCCTTTCTCCGTTGCACGTTCTCACGGCATTAAGTACATTGGCCGTTGTCTTGATTACATTGACTATCATGTTGATTGCTTTCACGAATTTGAGGGAGTTTATCCCGGGCTATCCAAGTCAACATTTGAGACGTCAGATCACGCAAAACGCTTTACGGGTTGATTCTTTATTAAATGAAGTTCAGAAGAAAGATCGTTTTCTTCATTCCATACAAACTATTTTGGGAGACGAAGAACTGGATACGACGAGCTTTGTGTCCATGCAGCAGCAGGCGAAGGTGACTTATGACACTTCTATGTTAGGAATGTCGGAAGAAGAAGCCGGTTTTCGGGAACTTGTAGAGAAAGAAGAAAGATATAATTTAACCTTGGGGCACGTCAGTTCTTCCGATGATGATTTTTATCATTTTTTCTCGCCATTAAACGGGGTGGTAACCAATCATTTTGATGAAACAACTCGTCATTACGGGGTGGATTTGGTAGCCAAACAAAATTCGAATGTTTTGTCCGTGCTGGATGGTGTGGTTATTTTCACGGATTGGACCATCAAGACAGGTTACGTGATTCAAGTACAGCATAATGGAAATCTGGTTTCAGTATATAAGCATAATTCGGTGTTGTTGAAAAAGCAGGGAGATTTTGTCCGTGCGGGAGAGGCGATTGCCGTGTTGGGAAACACGGGCGAGGAAACAACCGGGCCGCATTTGCACTTTGAGTTGTGGCAGGCGGGAAAAGCATTGAATCCGGAAACGTTCATTAAATTTAAATGATTCGCGAATAGAGGTTTTGGAGATTGTTTTGAAATGAAGAATATAGCAATATTGGGATCTACCGGGTCTATCGGAACGCAGACCTTGCAAGTGATTGACGCTAATCCGGGACGGTTTAATGTAGAGGTCCTCACGGCAAATAATCAGGTGGAATTACTGGCACGGCAGGCTCGAAAATTCAAGCCTAACATGGTCGTGATCGGGAATGAAGCGAAGTATTCCGAGTTAACGGAGTTATTGAAGGATGAGGACATAAAAGTATATGCCGGAAGTGAGGCTATTGCTCAAGTCGTGCAAACCTCCACGATCGATGTGGTAGTTACGGCCATGGTCGGGTATAGCGGCTTGTTGCCCACGATCAACGCGATCAAGGCAGGCAAGACAATCGCTTTGGCCAACAAGGAAACTTTGGTTGTCGCCGGAGATTTGATTAATCGACTGGTTGAAGAATACAAGGTGGCGATATTACCCGTGGATTCCGAGCACTCGGCTATATTCCAGTGTTTAGTGGGTGAGCATAACAATCCGGTGGAGAAAATATTATTAACGGCATCCGGAGGACCTTTCCGGGGACGGGATTATGAATATTTGAAGTCGGTGACAGCGGCACAGGCATTAAAACATCCGAACTGGAGCATGGGGGCGAAGGTTACCATTGACTCCGCGTCGATGATGAACAAGGGGTTCGAGGCCATCGAGGCAAAATGGTTGTTTGGGGTAAAACCTTCGCAAATAGAAGTGTTAGTACATCCGCAATCTGTTGTTCATTCGATGGTCCAGTTTCAAGATGGGAATATAAAAGCACAGTTAGGAGTTCCGGATATGCGTTTGCCGATCCAGTACGCCCTGACTTACCCGGAACGGGTACATTCGGGAATACCGCGTTTGGATTTTGGTATCTATTCCGACCTCACGTTTGAAAAACCGGACATAAAAACTTTCCGGAATTTGGGATTGGCTTACGAAGCCATGAACCGTGGAGGAAATGCTCCTTGTGTGTTAAATGCGGCCAATGAAATTATGGTAACGGCTTTCTTGAAAGACGAAATCTCTTTCACGGCCATGTCGGACGTGATTGAACGAACGATGGAAAAAGCGAGTTATATTGCCCGACCTACCTTGGAAGATTATATCGCTTCTGATCAGGAAGGTCGACGAATAGCAAAAGAAGAATTTCTCAATCTAAAATCATAAATCTAAAATCATAAATCTAAAATCATAAATCTAAAATCACTATATGGATGTATTAGTAAAGATATTACAGTTTTTGTTGAGCCTTTCGATTCTGGTTATGTTGCACGAGTTGGGGCATTTCGTGGCGGCAAAAATATTTAAAGTACGGGTGGAGAAATTCTTTATTTTCTTTAATCCGTGGTTTTCCCTGTTTCGTTTTAAAAAGGGAGAAACCGAGTACGGGATGGGATGGTTGCCTCTTGGAGGATACGTGAAAATTGCGGGCATGATTGATGAATCGATGGATTTGGAGCAAATGAAAGAACCGGCAAAACCTTACGAGTTTCGATCCAAACCGGCTTGGCAAAGATTGATCATCATGATTGGCGGGGTGCTCGTCAATTTTATTCTGGCATTCTTTATTTACATCATGATTCTTTACGCGTGGGGAGAACAATATTTGCCGACAGAGAACGCGAAATATGGTGTCGCATGCGATTCCTTACTGCTTAATGCCGGATTGCGAAACGGGGATATGATACTCTCTTTGGATAATAAAAAAGTAGAGAATTTCTTTGAAATTCCAGGATATATCTTGATGGAGAACCCGAAGACCATACAGGTTATGAGGGACGGGCAAAAGATGAATATAAATCTCCCTTCTACATTGATCGGAGAGATGTTATCCTATTCTTCGAAAGGGTTTAAGCGGATAGCTTTGCTGACTCCCCGTTATAAATATGACGGTTCGATACAGAAATTTGCCCAAGAATCACCTGCCCGCAATGCCGGAATGTTGGAAGAAGACCGGGTGCTGGAAATAGACGGGCATTCATTTACGTTCTATGACGAGTACCTTGACTTAATTCGTTCACACCAGGACAGTATATTGAATGTGAAAGTTTTACGCGGAAGTGACACGCTTTCCATCCCCATCGCTTTGGGAAGTGGTAAAGTGATCGGAGTGTACCCGAACGTGATAAACGATTTCGAGTATGCCGTGAAAGAATATTCATTTTTTGGGGCTATACCCGCGGGAATTAACATGGGATTTGATTGGATTAAATCCTATCTGAAACAATTCAAATTATTTAAAAATCCGGAAGCTTTCAGATCCGTGGGGGGATTTATTTCCATCGGGAACATATTCCCCGGCGAGTGGGATTGGCGGGCTTTTTGGGAATTAACGGCCATGCTGTCCATTATCCTTGGTGTCATGAACCTTTTGCCTATTCCGGCATTGGACGGGGGGCATGTGATGTTCCTGCTCTACGAGGTAATTACACGTCGTAAGCCCAACGAGAAATTTATGGAGAACGCGCAGATCGGGGGAATGTTCTTCTTGCTATTCCTGCTTCTTTTTGCGAATATTAATGATATATTGAAATTATTTATTTAGTGACTACGGTTATGAGTGAAATGGTTGAACAATTCCGTGCATATCGGGCTAAAATGAACGAGAAAATATTGGCTGCTGATAATAAAGTGATCAAGCGTATTTATAATTTGGATACCAATACTTATATGGATGGAGCCTTGTCCGCGAAAGTGAAAGAGATGTTGGGTTTGGCTACCTCCATGGTGTTACGATGTGACGATTGTATCAAATATCATTTGGAAAAATGCCATCAGTATGGGGTGACTACTGAAGAATTGTTTGAAGTGTTTTCTGTTGCCAACCTCGTGGGAGGGACGATAGTCATTCCTCATACGAGACGAGCAGTGGAATATTGGGAGGAATTGCAGGGAATGTCAAACAACGATTAGTTTGTACAGAATCAAGTCAAGATGAAACAATTTTTTAAATAAATTTTATACCTTTGTATTTAAATCGTGTATAAAGGGGAAATTTCATGTTGACGAAATATTTTTTGCAAATAGGTTTACTGCTTATTATTTGTTTTTGTCGCATATCCTTTGCAGCGGCCAGTGTCGATGATCGAGGGTATGTATTAATCCTCAATTCTTATGCCGAATCGGATGTGTGGGCCAACCATGTCATTGACAGCATAAGAATGGATCGTTCGATAAAGGAGGATATTTGTGTAGAAGCGCTGAATGTGCTTTTAGAAAATCGAGTGCCGGAAGTTCAAGAAAGGGTGAATTATATTCTGGAAAAATACGATTCCTTACCGGTGTGTGTTGTCGTGTTGGGGAGTAGTGGCTGGGCAATTTTTGAAAATTTGTTTAAAGGTGTGTGGAAAGAGGTTCCCGTTATTCTTTGTGTGCGGGAAGATTATATCAGTCCGTTGGATGTAATCTTGAAAAAAGAGGAGATTGATTCGCATGAAATCATACCTCTTCGGGAAAAACTGAAAGGCATGAATGTTGCTCTTGTTGAGTGTCCCGTTTATATCCGGGAGACGATTGATGAGATGAAACATTTGCTTCCGGAAATGAAAAAAGTGGTTCTGATTTCCGATGGCCTTTACGAAAGTGCACAGGTCCGGAAGAAGATGCGGCATGTGTGTCAGGAATATTTTCCGGAATTGGAAGTCTCTTACTTTACAGAAGGCCGAATGACCATGGATCAAATGTTGGACTCTATTTATTCGTCTGATATAAATCAAGTGGGATTACTTTATTTCTCGTGGGTACAACGGGAAAAGATTGCCAATAACAAATATTTGTCGGCGAATAACCATAAAGCCATCAGTTATTTTGACAATCATCCGATCTTTGCCTTGGAGGATATTGGGATTCATGACGGGGATATGGCTGGAGGATATTTCTATTTGGGTAGAGATTTGGCTCATACGGTTGCGCAAACTTTACGAGATATACGAAACGGGAAAGAGGTTAAGGAAATTCCTGTGCAAATGGCGGGTAAGCCGGGTTATTACCTCTCTTATCCGATTTTGCAGAAGGCGGGAATTCCAACATCCTTGTACCCGGATAATGCTGTTTATTTATTGGCTCCCGAGGGATTTTGGGAACGAGCACGTTATATGGTATTCGCAATTGCGGTTTTACTCGTTATCACGTATTTGTTGTGGGGGCAGGTGCGGTTAATGAAAAAAGAGAGGATATCGAGAGAACGTGAGTTGCAGTTGCTTCAAAAATACAAAACGCTTTTTACGAATATGCCGCTTGCCTATATAAAGCATCGGTTGTGTTATAATGCCCAAGGAGAAGTCGTGGATTATCTGGTTGAACAGGTGAACCCGATGTTTGAGAAATGTTTTGCCAAGGCAGAGGTGGTTGTGGGTAGAAAAGGCAGCGAGTTATCTGGGAATAAATACAGAGAGTATACTCTCTTGTACAAGAAAATGTTTGCAGAAAAAAAGTCGTTTACTTTTGAATATTATTATAATAAGACACAAAAATACTACGAGGTGATAAATATCGCGTCCATGGAAAAAGACATGGTCGATATTTTCTGTGTGGATGTTACCGATTTGCGAAAAACGAAATCCATGTTGGAGTCAGTGAACTATAAATTGGCCATGGCTCTTGACGTGGCAAATATCACCCCTTGGCGTTGGGATTTAGAGAAACATACGGTATTGTGTGACGTGAATCGTCCGATTGAACTAAAACACTGTGTTGATAATGAGGATGCTTTAGCGATTCCCGAAGAACAATATTTTTCAAGGATACACAAGGACGACCGGAAACGGGTGGAAGCAGCTTACGCGGCTTTAATAGCGGGGAAAGTAGACAAAATTAGAGAAGAATACCGGGTGTTGGATAAAAATGAACATCATTATGCTTACGAATGGGTAGAGGCTCAAGCTACCGTGGATCAGCGGGATGAAAACGGAAAGCCCCTATCTTTGGTCGGATCTTCAGTTGTCATTACAGCTCGGAAACAGATGGAATTGGACTTGCGCGAGGCGAAAGAACACGCGGAAGAATCCAACCGGTTGAAGTCGGCCTTTCTTGCCAACATGAGTCATGAAATTCGTACCCCGTTGAATGCTATTGTCGGATTCTCCAATATATTGGCATCAACGGAAACTGAAGAAGAAAAACGAGAATACATTAATATTATCGAGAACAATAACACATTGCTGTTGAAATTAATCAGTGATATTCTTGATCTTTCCAAAATAGAGGCCGGTTCGATGGAGTTTGTCTATTCGGAATTTGACTTGAATGCCCTGATGCGGGAATTGGAACAAACCTCTTGTTTGCGACTGCCTTCTGCCTCGGTGGAAATTAAATTTGATGAATGTCTTCCGGAATGTTGTATCCGTTCCGAGAAAAACCGCTTGACACAAGTAATTACCAATTTGCTCAATAACGCGATAAAATTCACGAAAGAAGGAATGATTCGTTTCGGTTATCATCTTTTGGAAAAAGATTCTCTTTATTTTTACGTGTCCGACACGGGGTGCGGTATCGATGCGGATAAAAAAGATGCCGTGTTCGAACGGTTCGTGAAGTTGAACAATTTTATACAGGGAACAGGGCTTGGCTTGCCTATCAGCAAGACCATCGTGGAACGAATGGGCGGTAAAATCGGGGTGGAATCGAAAATAGGGCAGGGAACAACTTTTTGGTTTACGATTCCTTATGTAGCGGTGAAATTGCATGGCCAAGAAATGAAGGAAAAAAAGATCGTTCAGCAAGTAGTCGAAAAAAATAAACTCAAGATACTGATAGCTGAAGATAATCCGAGTAATTATATGCTCTTCGAATCGATCTTGAAAAAGGATTATCAGTTAATACACGCGTGGAATGGTCGGGAAGCGGTTGAATTGTTTAGGGAACACGCTCCCCATTTGGTTGTGATGGATATAAATATGCCGGAGTTGAATGGTTTTCAAGCTGTGCAGGAAATCCGTAAAATTTCCGGAACGGTTCCCGTGATTGCGGTTACAGCTTATGCTTATGCTTCCGATGAAGAGAAAATCATGGCTAGTGGCTTTGACGCGTACACGGCAAAACCGATCAATGCAAATTTATTGAAGAGCAAAATTAAGACTTTGTTGGAAAAACACCTTATTCTCTTCTGATGATGTCCCTGAAAACCTGTATAGGGGCATTCCTATTGTGCATCTCCGGTGTTTTACATGCCCAGACGGGTGTGCGGGAACGAGTCGTGTTCTATAACACGGAAAATTTGTTTGACACGCGAAA
Encoded proteins:
- a CDS encoding mechanosensitive ion channel family protein; this encodes MLLKIDINKWFSWLNLGIKDSSTASAVEVLLQVVVICLVAFLFTFFLRKGVTRIIGGIVRRTKTQWDDIFFEERVFQKIFNLIPPIFIDFAFKIVYGKWQHIELFHRFIVAWILVVAGFVIVAVLDAINRIYDSYPIAKDRPIRVFVQVIKIFVISAIIITIVSEFIGESPRNLLVGLGAFAAVLMLIFKDAILGFVAGVQLLANQMVRIGDWIVMPSNNANGTVLEINLYTVKVQNWDMTITTIPTYQLVSDSFTNWRGMEEAAGRRIMRYINIDMLSVHFLSDEEIDTLRKSIVLKGYIEDMLPKLNEQNEGKSDVLDEKRLTNLGVFRQYAVRKLETNPDLNMNMTYMVRQLQPTATGIPLEVYCFSRKQEWVAYEKVQSDIFDHLLAVIPYFNLRIYQYPEIIKTTS
- a CDS encoding M23 family metallopeptidase, with protein sequence MSSKKRKYWNKLRNRYKLTIFNESTYEEVMHFRLSPLHVLTALSTLAVVLITLTIMLIAFTNLREFIPGYPSQHLRRQITQNALRVDSLLNEVQKKDRFLHSIQTILGDEELDTTSFVSMQQQAKVTYDTSMLGMSEEEAGFRELVEKEERYNLTLGHVSSSDDDFYHFFSPLNGVVTNHFDETTRHYGVDLVAKQNSNVLSVLDGVVIFTDWTIKTGYVIQVQHNGNLVSVYKHNSVLLKKQGDFVRAGEAIAVLGNTGEETTGPHLHFELWQAGKALNPETFIKFK
- a CDS encoding 1-deoxy-D-xylulose-5-phosphate reductoisomerase, whose translation is MKNIAILGSTGSIGTQTLQVIDANPGRFNVEVLTANNQVELLARQARKFKPNMVVIGNEAKYSELTELLKDEDIKVYAGSEAIAQVVQTSTIDVVVTAMVGYSGLLPTINAIKAGKTIALANKETLVVAGDLINRLVEEYKVAILPVDSEHSAIFQCLVGEHNNPVEKILLTASGGPFRGRDYEYLKSVTAAQALKHPNWSMGAKVTIDSASMMNKGFEAIEAKWLFGVKPSQIEVLVHPQSVVHSMVQFQDGNIKAQLGVPDMRLPIQYALTYPERVHSGIPRLDFGIYSDLTFEKPDIKTFRNLGLAYEAMNRGGNAPCVLNAANEIMVTAFLKDEISFTAMSDVIERTMEKASYIARPTLEDYIASDQEGRRIAKEEFLNLKS
- the rseP gene encoding RIP metalloprotease RseP; protein product: MDVLVKILQFLLSLSILVMLHELGHFVAAKIFKVRVEKFFIFFNPWFSLFRFKKGETEYGMGWLPLGGYVKIAGMIDESMDLEQMKEPAKPYEFRSKPAWQRLIIMIGGVLVNFILAFFIYIMILYAWGEQYLPTENAKYGVACDSLLLNAGLRNGDMILSLDNKKVENFFEIPGYILMENPKTIQVMRDGQKMNINLPSTLIGEMLSYSSKGFKRIALLTPRYKYDGSIQKFAQESPARNAGMLEEDRVLEIDGHSFTFYDEYLDLIRSHQDSILNVKVLRGSDTLSIPIALGSGKVIGVYPNVINDFEYAVKEYSFFGAIPAGINMGFDWIKSYLKQFKLFKNPEAFRSVGGFISIGNIFPGEWDWRAFWELTAMLSIILGVMNLLPIPALDGGHVMFLLYEVITRRKPNEKFMENAQIGGMFFLLFLLLFANINDILKLFI
- a CDS encoding carboxymuconolactone decarboxylase family protein yields the protein MSEMVEQFRAYRAKMNEKILAADNKVIKRIYNLDTNTYMDGALSAKVKEMLGLATSMVLRCDDCIKYHLEKCHQYGVTTEELFEVFSVANLVGGTIVIPHTRRAVEYWEELQGMSNND
- a CDS encoding ATP-binding protein yields the protein MLTKYFLQIGLLLIICFCRISFAAASVDDRGYVLILNSYAESDVWANHVIDSIRMDRSIKEDICVEALNVLLENRVPEVQERVNYILEKYDSLPVCVVVLGSSGWAIFENLFKGVWKEVPVILCVREDYISPLDVILKKEEIDSHEIIPLREKLKGMNVALVECPVYIRETIDEMKHLLPEMKKVVLISDGLYESAQVRKKMRHVCQEYFPELEVSYFTEGRMTMDQMLDSIYSSDINQVGLLYFSWVQREKIANNKYLSANNHKAISYFDNHPIFALEDIGIHDGDMAGGYFYLGRDLAHTVAQTLRDIRNGKEVKEIPVQMAGKPGYYLSYPILQKAGIPTSLYPDNAVYLLAPEGFWERARYMVFAIAVLLVITYLLWGQVRLMKKERISRERELQLLQKYKTLFTNMPLAYIKHRLCYNAQGEVVDYLVEQVNPMFEKCFAKAEVVVGRKGSELSGNKYREYTLLYKKMFAEKKSFTFEYYYNKTQKYYEVINIASMEKDMVDIFCVDVTDLRKTKSMLESVNYKLAMALDVANITPWRWDLEKHTVLCDVNRPIELKHCVDNEDALAIPEEQYFSRIHKDDRKRVEAAYAALIAGKVDKIREEYRVLDKNEHHYAYEWVEAQATVDQRDENGKPLSLVGSSVVITARKQMELDLREAKEHAEESNRLKSAFLANMSHEIRTPLNAIVGFSNILASTETEEEKREYINIIENNNTLLLKLISDILDLSKIEAGSMEFVYSEFDLNALMRELEQTSCLRLPSASVEIKFDECLPECCIRSEKNRLTQVITNLLNNAIKFTKEGMIRFGYHLLEKDSLYFYVSDTGCGIDADKKDAVFERFVKLNNFIQGTGLGLPISKTIVERMGGKIGVESKIGQGTTFWFTIPYVAVKLHGQEMKEKKIVQQVVEKNKLKILIAEDNPSNYMLFESILKKDYQLIHAWNGREAVELFREHAPHLVVMDINMPELNGFQAVQEIRKISGTVPVIAVTAYAYASDEEKIMASGFDAYTAKPINANLLKSKIKTLLEKHLILF